Proteins encoded within one genomic window of Rhododendron vialii isolate Sample 1 chromosome 1a, ASM3025357v1:
- the LOC131333058 gene encoding signal peptide peptidase-like 4 isoform X4 has protein sequence MVSKSALCALIVVLFCSFPVHGGDIVHQDDKAPKRPGCDNDFVLVKVPIYIEGNEVNEFVGVGARFGPTLESKEKHANQTRLALADPPHCCSAPKTKLTGEVILVHRGNCSFTAKANVAEAAGASAILIINNRAVGTILCASYWSAWSAREAAIEQDKLLKDASEDFSMETTGSSNVVNISTTSAILFVLIASCFLFMLYKLMSFWFIEVLVVLFAIGGAEGLQTCLVALLSSFRWFERAADTFVKVPLLGAVSYLTLAVSPFCIAFAVVWAVFRRVSIAWIGQDILGIALIITVLQIIRVPNLKVGTVLLSCAFLYDIFWVFVSKWWFKESVMIVVARGDKSGEDGIPMLLKIPRMFDPWGGYSIIGFGDIILPGLLIAFSLRYDWLSKKNLRAGYFLWAMIAYGLGLLITYVALNLMDGHGQPALLYIVPFTLGTFLTLGRKREDLKNLWTRGEPERPCPHNQLQPSQ, from the exons GTGAAAGTTCCAATTTATATTGAGGGTAATGAAGTGAATGAATTTGTCGGCGTTGGTGCTCGCTTTGGCCCTACTTTGGAATCCAAGGAGAAGCATGCCAACCAAACTAGGCTTGCCCTTGCAGATCCACCACATTGTTGTAGTGCACCAAAAACCAAG CTTACAGGTGAGGTCATCCTTGTGCACCGGGGTAACTGTAGCTTCACGGCCAAGGCAAATGTCGCAGAAGCTGCTGGTGCTTCAGCCATCCTCATCATAAACAACCGTGCAG TTGGGACCATCTTATGTGCTTCTTATTGGTCTGCGTGGAGTGCCAGAGAAGCAGCTATTGAGCAAGACAAGCTCTTAAAG GACGCTTCAGAAGATTTCAGCATGGAAACCACGGGTTCTAGCAATGTGGTCAACATCAGCACGACATCAGCAATTCTCTTTGTTTTGATTGCTTCATGTTTCTTGTTCATGCTTTACAAGCTAATGTCATTCTGGTTTATTGAGGTTCTGGTGGTTCTGTTTGCTATCGGTGGAGCAGAG GGTTTGCAAACTTGCTTGGTGGCTCTGTTGTCTAG TTTCAGATGGTTTGAACGTGCTGCGGATACATTTGTTAAAGTACCTCTCCTTGGAGCTGTCTCATATCTAACGCTAGCTGTATCTCCATTCTGCATAGCGTTTGCTGTTGTTTGGGCCGTTTTTCGCCGTGTCTCGATTGCTTGGATTGGACAAGATATCCTT GGTATTGCTTTGATAATCACAGTTCTCCAGATTATACGTGTTCCTAATCTGAAG GTTGGAACAGTTCTTCTCAGTTGTGCTTTCTTGTATGACATTTTTTGGGTATTTGTTTCTAAATGGTGGTTCAAAGAGAGTGTGATGATCGTG GTTGCTCGGGGTGATAAGAGTGGGGAAGATGGCATACCCATGTTGCTGAAGATACCTCGGATGTTTGATCCTTGGGGTGGCTACAGTATCATTGGATTTGGTGATATTATCTTACCAGGACTTCTCATAGCATTTTCACTAAG GTACGATTGGCTGTCAAAGAAGAATCTTAGGGCTGGATACTTCTTATGGGCAATGATTGCTTATGGGTTAG GTCTTCTCATCACATACGTGGCTCTGAACTTAATGGACGGGCATGGCCAACCAGCTCTACTTTACATTGTTCCTTTCACTCTAG GCACATTTTTGACTttgggaagaaagagagaggatcTCAAGAATCTGTGGACGAGAGGAGAACCAGAAAGACCATGTCCGCATAACCAGCTACAACCCTCACAGTAG
- the LOC131333058 gene encoding signal peptide peptidase-like 4 isoform X1 — MVSKSALCALIVVLFCSFPVHGGDIVHQDDKAPKRPGCDNDFVLVKVPIYIEGNEVNEFVGVGARFGPTLESKEKHANQTRLALADPPHCCSAPKTKLTGEVILVHRGNCSFTAKANVAEAAGASAILIINNRAELFKMVCEANETDVDIGIPAVMLPQDAGISLEESLNNKSIVSVQLYSPKRPSVDVAEVFLWLMAVGTILCASYWSAWSAREAAIEQDKLLKDASEDFSMETTGSSNVVNISTTSAILFVLIASCFLFMLYKLMSFWFIEVLVVLFAIGGAEGLQTCLVALLSRWFERAADTFVKVPLLGAVSYLTLAVSPFCIAFAVVWAVFRRVSIAWIGQDILGIALIITVLQIIRVPNLKVGTVLLSCAFLYDIFWVFVSKWWFKESVMIVVARGDKSGEDGIPMLLKIPRMFDPWGGYSIIGFGDIILPGLLIAFSLRYDWLSKKNLRAGYFLWAMIAYGLGLLITYVALNLMDGHGQPALLYIVPFTLGTFLTLGRKREDLKNLWTRGEPERPCPHNQLQPSQ; from the exons GTGAAAGTTCCAATTTATATTGAGGGTAATGAAGTGAATGAATTTGTCGGCGTTGGTGCTCGCTTTGGCCCTACTTTGGAATCCAAGGAGAAGCATGCCAACCAAACTAGGCTTGCCCTTGCAGATCCACCACATTGTTGTAGTGCACCAAAAACCAAG CTTACAGGTGAGGTCATCCTTGTGCACCGGGGTAACTGTAGCTTCACGGCCAAGGCAAATGTCGCAGAAGCTGCTGGTGCTTCAGCCATCCTCATCATAAACAACCGTGCAG aacttttcaaaatggtatGTGAGGCCAATGAAACTGATGTAGATATAGGCATACCCGCTGTCATGCTCCCACAAGATGCTGGTATAAGCTTGGAAGAAAGTTTGAACAACAAATCCATTG tTTCGGTGCAGCTGTACTCTCCAAAGCGCCCCTCAGTTGACGTAGCTGAAGTATTTTTGTGGCTTATGGCAGTTGGGACCATCTTATGTGCTTCTTATTGGTCTGCGTGGAGTGCCAGAGAAGCAGCTATTGAGCAAGACAAGCTCTTAAAG GACGCTTCAGAAGATTTCAGCATGGAAACCACGGGTTCTAGCAATGTGGTCAACATCAGCACGACATCAGCAATTCTCTTTGTTTTGATTGCTTCATGTTTCTTGTTCATGCTTTACAAGCTAATGTCATTCTGGTTTATTGAGGTTCTGGTGGTTCTGTTTGCTATCGGTGGAGCAGAG GGTTTGCAAACTTGCTTGGTGGCTCTGTTGTCTAG ATGGTTTGAACGTGCTGCGGATACATTTGTTAAAGTACCTCTCCTTGGAGCTGTCTCATATCTAACGCTAGCTGTATCTCCATTCTGCATAGCGTTTGCTGTTGTTTGGGCCGTTTTTCGCCGTGTCTCGATTGCTTGGATTGGACAAGATATCCTT GGTATTGCTTTGATAATCACAGTTCTCCAGATTATACGTGTTCCTAATCTGAAG GTTGGAACAGTTCTTCTCAGTTGTGCTTTCTTGTATGACATTTTTTGGGTATTTGTTTCTAAATGGTGGTTCAAAGAGAGTGTGATGATCGTG GTTGCTCGGGGTGATAAGAGTGGGGAAGATGGCATACCCATGTTGCTGAAGATACCTCGGATGTTTGATCCTTGGGGTGGCTACAGTATCATTGGATTTGGTGATATTATCTTACCAGGACTTCTCATAGCATTTTCACTAAG GTACGATTGGCTGTCAAAGAAGAATCTTAGGGCTGGATACTTCTTATGGGCAATGATTGCTTATGGGTTAG GTCTTCTCATCACATACGTGGCTCTGAACTTAATGGACGGGCATGGCCAACCAGCTCTACTTTACATTGTTCCTTTCACTCTAG GCACATTTTTGACTttgggaagaaagagagaggatcTCAAGAATCTGTGGACGAGAGGAGAACCAGAAAGACCATGTCCGCATAACCAGCTACAACCCTCACAGTAG
- the LOC131333058 gene encoding signal peptide peptidase-like 4 isoform X2 → MVSKSALCALIVVLFCSFPVHGGDIVHQDDKAPKRPGCDNDFVLVKVPIYIEGNEVNEFVGVGARFGPTLESKEKHANQTRLALADPPHCCSAPKTKLTGEVILVHRGNCSFTAKANVAEAAGASAILIINNRAELFKMVCEANETDVDIGIPAVMLPQDAGISLEESLNNKSIVGTILCASYWSAWSAREAAIEQDKLLKDASEDFSMETTGSSNVVNISTTSAILFVLIASCFLFMLYKLMSFWFIEVLVVLFAIGGAEGLQTCLVALLSSFRWFERAADTFVKVPLLGAVSYLTLAVSPFCIAFAVVWAVFRRVSIAWIGQDILGIALIITVLQIIRVPNLKVGTVLLSCAFLYDIFWVFVSKWWFKESVMIVVARGDKSGEDGIPMLLKIPRMFDPWGGYSIIGFGDIILPGLLIAFSLRYDWLSKKNLRAGYFLWAMIAYGLGLLITYVALNLMDGHGQPALLYIVPFTLGTFLTLGRKREDLKNLWTRGEPERPCPHNQLQPSQ, encoded by the exons GTGAAAGTTCCAATTTATATTGAGGGTAATGAAGTGAATGAATTTGTCGGCGTTGGTGCTCGCTTTGGCCCTACTTTGGAATCCAAGGAGAAGCATGCCAACCAAACTAGGCTTGCCCTTGCAGATCCACCACATTGTTGTAGTGCACCAAAAACCAAG CTTACAGGTGAGGTCATCCTTGTGCACCGGGGTAACTGTAGCTTCACGGCCAAGGCAAATGTCGCAGAAGCTGCTGGTGCTTCAGCCATCCTCATCATAAACAACCGTGCAG aacttttcaaaatggtatGTGAGGCCAATGAAACTGATGTAGATATAGGCATACCCGCTGTCATGCTCCCACAAGATGCTGGTATAAGCTTGGAAGAAAGTTTGAACAACAAATCCATTG TTGGGACCATCTTATGTGCTTCTTATTGGTCTGCGTGGAGTGCCAGAGAAGCAGCTATTGAGCAAGACAAGCTCTTAAAG GACGCTTCAGAAGATTTCAGCATGGAAACCACGGGTTCTAGCAATGTGGTCAACATCAGCACGACATCAGCAATTCTCTTTGTTTTGATTGCTTCATGTTTCTTGTTCATGCTTTACAAGCTAATGTCATTCTGGTTTATTGAGGTTCTGGTGGTTCTGTTTGCTATCGGTGGAGCAGAG GGTTTGCAAACTTGCTTGGTGGCTCTGTTGTCTAG TTTCAGATGGTTTGAACGTGCTGCGGATACATTTGTTAAAGTACCTCTCCTTGGAGCTGTCTCATATCTAACGCTAGCTGTATCTCCATTCTGCATAGCGTTTGCTGTTGTTTGGGCCGTTTTTCGCCGTGTCTCGATTGCTTGGATTGGACAAGATATCCTT GGTATTGCTTTGATAATCACAGTTCTCCAGATTATACGTGTTCCTAATCTGAAG GTTGGAACAGTTCTTCTCAGTTGTGCTTTCTTGTATGACATTTTTTGGGTATTTGTTTCTAAATGGTGGTTCAAAGAGAGTGTGATGATCGTG GTTGCTCGGGGTGATAAGAGTGGGGAAGATGGCATACCCATGTTGCTGAAGATACCTCGGATGTTTGATCCTTGGGGTGGCTACAGTATCATTGGATTTGGTGATATTATCTTACCAGGACTTCTCATAGCATTTTCACTAAG GTACGATTGGCTGTCAAAGAAGAATCTTAGGGCTGGATACTTCTTATGGGCAATGATTGCTTATGGGTTAG GTCTTCTCATCACATACGTGGCTCTGAACTTAATGGACGGGCATGGCCAACCAGCTCTACTTTACATTGTTCCTTTCACTCTAG GCACATTTTTGACTttgggaagaaagagagaggatcTCAAGAATCTGTGGACGAGAGGAGAACCAGAAAGACCATGTCCGCATAACCAGCTACAACCCTCACAGTAG